The following proteins come from a genomic window of Macadamia integrifolia cultivar HAES 741 chromosome 14, SCU_Mint_v3, whole genome shotgun sequence:
- the LOC122060563 gene encoding E3 ubiquitin ligase BIG BROTHER-related-like, with product MAEVSDLHLFDSAEDDDGEVVDEVETLDFSSLPYWSNDFDHDDFYASDSDPFFPQLSEFVPSESDHSIDAPLLADDDNIHELQSCLQIADADGSDSDSVTNDVNYYNHEDQLNFVMDLFERRLEQSHVTDNSNGSASDPLSEAVINESSFGVPVARNREMNADFVELGLGLAIAAHGEEDENDGFMISECGGGEFFVGRRGSVSESGESSTVHATEPVVEGLRVVGIGSDSDEEEEGGLRIDVHSGHDDELDRAQDYLGLPLCWDCLRLEDQRDTNEDFEWEEVNERADEREVLSMVVDADEERSVSTDIRSEDEEEEESGEGGEESIRNLEWEVLLADNHLERNAELEHEIESYHDTESFLADEYIYTAEYEMIFGQFTETESALKGGPPASKSVVENLASIFLTQDDVKDCNVLCAVCKDEISTKEEAKRLPCSHHYHGDCIIPWLNIRNTCPVCRFELPTDDPDYEQRRIRRSGHRL from the coding sequence ATGGCGGAGGTGTCAGATCTCCACCTCTTCGACTCCGCGGAAGATGACGATGGAGAAGTAGTAGACGAAGTTGAAACCCTCGACTTCTCCTCTCTACCTTACTGGTCCAATGATTTCGATCACGACGACTTCTACGCCTCCGATTCTGATCCATTCTTTCCTCAGCTCTCCGAATTCGTACCCTCTGAATCTGATCACTCCATTGATGCTCCTCTTCTTGCGGACGACGACAACATTCATGAGCTCCAATCCTGCCTTCAGATTGCAGACGCTGATGGGTCCGATTCTGATTCCGTCACCAACGACGTCAATTACTACAACCACGAAGATCAGCTAAACTTCGTTATGGATTTGTTCGAACGACGTTTAGAGCAATCGCATGTTACTGATAACTCTAATGGCTCTGCATCGGACCCGTTGTCCGAAGCTGTAATAAATGAATCGAGTTTTGGGGTTCCTGTGGCTCGGAATCGTGAGATGAACGCCGATTTTGTggagttagggttagggttggcTATCGCTGCACATGGTGaggaggatgagaatgatggtttTATGATTTCCGAGTGCGGTGGGGGCGAGTTCTTTGTGGGAAGACGGGGTTCTGTCTCCGAATCTGGTGAGTCTTCCACGGTTCATGCAACGGAACCGGTCGTGGAAGGTCTCCGAGTTGTTGGAATTGGATCCGAttctgatgaggaggaggagggagggTTGAGGATTGATGTACATTCTGGCCATGACGACGAGCTGGATCGGGCACAGGACTATCTGGGCCTTCCTCTTTGTTGGGATTGTCTCCGTTTGGAAGATCAGAGGGATACAAATGAAGATTTTGAGTGGGAGGAAGTCAACGAAAGGGCCGATGAGAGGGAGGTTCTAAGCATGGTCGTCGATGCCGATGAGGAGAGGTCGGTTTCGACGGATATCCGATcggaagacgaagaagaagaagaatcaggtGAAGGTGGGGAAGAAAGCATTAGAAATCTGGAGTGGGAAGTTCTTTTGGCCGATAACCATCTGGAAAGGAACGCAGAATTGGAGCATGAGATTGAATCCTATCATGATACCGAGTCTTTTCTTGCTGATGAGTACATTTACACAGCAGAGTATGAAATGATTTTTGGGCAATTCACGGAGACTGAAAGTGCACTGAAAGGAGGTCCTCCAGCTTCCAAATCAGTTGTCGAGAATCTGGCATCGATCTTCTTAACCCAAGATGACGTAAAGGACTGCAATGTCCTTTGTGCTGTTTGTAAGGACGAGATCTCTACAAAGGAAGAAGCCAAACGGCTTCCTTGTTCCCATCACTACCATGGGGATTGCATTATACCATGGCTCAATATCCGGAATACATGCCCTGTTTGTCGGTTTGAGTTACCTACAGATGATCCTGACTATGAACAAAGGAGAATACGAAGGTCTGGTCATCGTCTCTAG
- the LOC122062103 gene encoding protein PHYLLO, chloroplastic-like, which yields MLIKGDVFQNHALLPSVCLPRSLPRQIVSPKLRFLSNQSLRSFRLLHFHQKLNLEVIAKKDSDTPELVSGGFSGVEDTDLPLEFFQTRTLPPALTLEHGVLEIKHVVEKLKSNPICSANGILRLQVAVPATTKALNWLCSQPRSLGAFPQFYLSKRELKDPSCNLLPLEGHGISGIGSAVYFTGPCLTPKALGSIKRLPPIFFPLVFFMFIVLKIGRS from the exons ATGTTGATAAAGGGTGACGTTTTCCAGAACCATGCGTTACTCCCTTCCGTCTGTCTTCCTCGTTCTCTTCCACGCCAGATAGTGTCTCCGAAACTCAGATTTCTCAGCAATCAATCTCTCCGAAGTTTCCGTCTTCTGCATTTCCATCAGAAACTTAATCTGGAG GTCATCGCAAAGAAGGATTCCGACACTCCGGAATTGGTTTCTGGCGGATTTTCAGGTGTCGAAGATACGGACTTGCCATTGGAGTTTTTCCAGACGCGCACTCTGCCTCCAGCTCTGACTCTCGAACATGGCGTCCTTGAGATTAAACATGTCGTCGAGAAGTTGAAATCGAATCCAATTTGCTCTGCAAACGGCATACTGAGATTGCAA GTTGCAGTGCCTGCAACTACAAAGGCATTGAATTGGTTATGCTCTCAACCTCGGTCTTTGGGAGCATTTCCTCAATTTTATCTTTCTAAAAGAGAGCTCAAAGATCCATCCTGCAATTTGCTTCCTTTGGAAGGACATGGAATTTCTGGAATTGGGAGTGCAGTTTACTTCACAGGGCCTTGTCTTACCCCAAAGGCATTGGGTTCAATAAAAAGGTTACCTCCAATTTTTTTCCCACTCGTCTTCTTTATGTTTATTGTCTTAAAAATTGGACGAAGCTGA